In the Salvia splendens isolate huo1 unplaced genomic scaffold, SspV2 ctg447, whole genome shotgun sequence genome, TTTCAGAATAGGGTTGTCGAGAGAGAGAGTAAGGCAGGTGGGGCTCGTTGCACTTGAGAAATTAAAACATGCTGTCAGGAAAAGCGGATTGGAGGCCATGTTGGTGCAACACTGATAGCTATAAATACTGTGCCCTTAATGTATATATAGAGCAGAAAAGAATGTTATAGATGAGGATCATATGCCATTTTTACACAATATTCATAAGGATGTACTTACAATTTTTAGACATGTTAGATCTCTGTCTGATGTCTATGATTTCATACAACTACTAACCATATTCACTTCACATTGCCAACACAAAATGGCTAACAATTGTTAGGAGAAGCTAGTGCTGCCATATGCGAAATAATTGAAGGCTGGACATATGTAGAAATAGTCGAGTTAAGATAGTAGATGGTGATAGAGCATATACTACTAGACCGTTTTAGCTAGAAAAAACCAAAGGCCTAGCTCCCAACACATAAAACCAAACAAGCACTAGGCACACAAACATCATGACGATGGCTAAGCACGACCATCCCACAAGCATAAGTAGTTAGCTTTTTCCATCCTCAGCAGATTTTCAACTTGTGCTGGCGGGTTAAGACCAAATTTATTAGCTCGCTCCCAGCGTTCCAGACGGCTTATCCCTATGCAGGGTCCATAAGCCATGTTCATGTCAAATTGCCTCAGAACCTCCTCCTTCTCATCATACTCTTCTGCATTATGTCAAATGCATTGCATCAGAAATTATCTTTAACCAACCTCTCTTGCAGAGTAAGCATTGTCGGCACTGCCTTTTGTCATCTTTTGAATACATAAAGCTTTGTTTTATTTAGCAAGTATTGTCCCCATGAAACACCATATCTTCCATCTTAGTTTCTAAATAAGcagaaaaatgagaaaaggaACAGTTTCTAAACAACTATTGTCCCCATGAAGCACCATATAACTGAAATACTGCAAGAAAACTTTAAGAAAAAATTGCAAACTCCATGAGCATCTTTAAATGTGATTCTTCAAAAGTTCAAAATATAGTTTCAACACTAGGTTATATAAACTCAAAAATCACACTATGGAGGATTTAGAATTTAACCTTTCTAAGTTAGTTTGATTGTTGACCTAATTTAATTAGAGGACTCTCTTATGAACTAGCTCAATTTAATTAACcatatttatgaaaatataaatggatttgtatttaaattaattaatttaattagttgatCCAAAAATGGTTTAGTTAATTAAATGGATTCTGTCATGTACTGAAGTTACCTCGTTCGCTTAATGTACTAAGCAAATTCTGTCATTTAATGAAGTCTTGTTCGTCATTTAATGAAGTAGGAGTACTTATTATAGGTTAATAGGTGATCtagattaaattaaatatatgtgtATAATTGAAAAGGTATAAAAGGTAAGTGAACAAAAATATtcttttgaatttgatttgATGTAAATGATCGGAACAAAAATCAACTTTTGACCTGACAATTACATTCAAATGAGTggtataaataattgaaaaaccTAATGATTTTCTTGAAACTTCAGCAAATAGTTGAATCTCCAATGAAATTGCCATGAGAATGTTGTATTTGCAAAATTGAAATCTCAAAAACATGGAggaaattttatataaaatcaaaaatgaaaaaacagaaTAAACTTCGAACACAGAGAAAGCAATTGAACGATCATCAGCTCTTGTCATAACGGTGAAAAGTTTGAGAAGGCGTGACTGATAAAAAATTAGGTTTCACGCAATCGTTTGTTTGCAAACAAATGAACAATATGAGTAAGTAAAGGAGGTGACCTTGAAGATCGAGAGTAGCATGGGAGATTAGAGCCGGGGGCTGGACAACGTCGGAGCCGCAGGAGGCGGATTTGTTGCTCTTCTTCGtcgctccgggctttcctttctttttctctcgGAAAAATCCTTTGACTCCTGTCGACGCCATTGAATTGATACGGAGATTACGGTGGTGGTGACtggtgaaattttgaaatttgaattggggTATTAGGGATTCGGATTTTCTTTAGAGATggaaattgcaaaaaaaaaaccctcCGATTTTAGATAAACTACAAGAAAGCCATTAAATGGGCTTCACTAATTATGGCCCATATGAGCTAAGGCCTAAGCCCATTTATAAATGCTACAAGGTCCAATAATCCAGTCCATCTTCCTTGGACAGCAAAGCAAAGgcaatttaattgctttcttctcCGGCGCCATGAATGAATGAGGGATAGCTCAATTACAATGGAAGAAAACAAGGCGCAGCAACATCAACAGCAACAGCAGCAATTGTTGCAACAACAGCTGCTGATGCAACAGATCCAAAGGCAGAAAGATGCTATGTCACGGTTCCCCTCCAACATCGACGCCCATCTCCGCCCCCAGGGTCAGGCGCAGGCTCAGCACCCCTCTCTTCTCCAGTCCCGCCCTCTCACtagccctaaccctaatcctaatTCTGCTCCCGCTCCCCAACAACCGAATCAGCTCCACCCCAATTCCAATCCCaacccaaaccctaaccctaattccTCTTCTGCATCGACTACTGTAATTAACCAGCACCAGCAAcaacaacagcagcagcagcagcagcagcacaaGGCTTCTCTCCAGCTTGCTTATC is a window encoding:
- the LOC121790241 gene encoding DNA polymerase delta subunit 4-like; translation: MASTGVKGFFREKKKGKPGATKKSNKSASCGSDVVQPPALISHATLDLQEEYDEKEEVLRQFDMNMAYGPCIGISRLERWERANKFGLNPPAQVENLLRMEKANYLCLWDGRA